A stretch of the Deltaproteobacteria bacterium IMCC39524 genome encodes the following:
- a CDS encoding DGQHR domain-containing protein, whose protein sequence is MEEKTRSFDVNYLKVSQPIGDFYIASIPAQQLVDITDFDVRRVLMEERDVERYLGIQRPLNKNRVKEITNYVGTLDACFPTGIIIAIPNRCIELNEDTSVMTIKNYVDDVDDIDEEDNVIYKRIARVLDGQHRLAGLKGVKETFEVNVSIFVDIDIADQGNIFSTVNLAQTKVNKSLAYDLYDLTKSRSPQKTCHIITVTLDRDPDSPFYKMIKRLGVATPGRSEETLTQATFIQPLLKMISADPMKDRDRYLRKKKPSKIDPKLLSRHPFQHMFVDEKDFEITDIVWNYFSAVKGKWSTAWASRDKGVMLNKTNGYRALMRYLLFLYNNKFNPGKVPTTEDFKTVLDDITIKDADFNVENFAPGSSGESLLFKTLTEQTKINQPMDKKN, encoded by the coding sequence ATGGAAGAAAAGACGAGGAGCTTTGACGTCAATTATCTAAAAGTATCTCAACCCATTGGTGATTTTTACATAGCCTCTATACCGGCTCAACAACTTGTAGACATAACTGATTTTGATGTGCGGCGTGTATTAATGGAAGAACGTGATGTTGAACGATACCTCGGCATTCAAAGGCCATTAAATAAAAACCGTGTCAAAGAAATAACAAACTATGTTGGGACCTTAGATGCTTGCTTCCCTACCGGAATAATCATTGCTATTCCAAACAGATGCATCGAGTTAAACGAAGATACTAGCGTAATGACGATCAAAAATTACGTTGACGACGTTGACGACATCGACGAAGAAGATAATGTCATATATAAAAGAATTGCCCGAGTACTTGATGGGCAACATCGTTTAGCCGGTCTTAAAGGTGTTAAAGAAACCTTTGAAGTCAACGTTAGCATTTTTGTAGACATAGATATTGCAGACCAGGGGAACATTTTCTCAACTGTCAACCTAGCCCAAACAAAAGTAAACAAAAGCTTAGCTTATGATTTATATGATTTGACGAAATCAAGAAGCCCGCAGAAAACTTGTCACATTATTACAGTAACCCTTGATAGAGACCCTGATAGCCCATTTTATAAAATGATAAAGCGCCTTGGGGTTGCAACCCCTGGGCGCTCTGAAGAAACATTAACTCAAGCAACATTTATCCAACCTCTACTTAAAATGATTTCGGCTGATCCGATGAAAGACCGAGATCGTTATCTGCGCAAGAAAAAACCAAGCAAGATTGACCCAAAGCTATTAAGTAGACATCCATTTCAACACATGTTTGTTGATGAGAAAGACTTTGAAATCACAGATATTGTTTGGAACTACTTTTCAGCTGTCAAAGGAAAATGGTCAACAGCATGGGCATCAAGAGATAAGGGTGTAATGCTCAACAAGACAAATGGGTATCGAGCTTTAATGCGCTATCTTTTATTTCTGTATAACAACAAATTCAACCCGGGGAAAGTGCCTACAACAGAGGACTTTAAAACTGTTCTTGATGATATAACGATTAAAGATGCAGACTTTAATGTTGAAAATTTTGCACCGGGAAGTAGCGGTGAAAGTCTATTATTCAAAACATTAACGGAGCAAACAAAAATCAACCAACCCATGGACAAAAAGAACTAA